In the Arachis ipaensis cultivar K30076 chromosome B10, Araip1.1, whole genome shotgun sequence genome, one interval contains:
- the LOC107622430 gene encoding lysine histidine transporter 2, with protein MGSEKEISGGGLASAAITTTTTTGSKQKNLDDWLPITASRNAKWWYSAFHNLTAMVGAGILSLPYAMSHMGWGAGVTVMILSWIITLYTLWQMVEMHEMVPGGKRNDRYHQLGQEAFGEKLGLWIVVPQQLLVEVGTCIVYMVTGGKSLKKVHETFCPDCKQIRTTYWIMVFASVNFVLAQIPNFNSISAISAGAAVMSLSYSTIAWAASIKKGISKDIDYTVKMNSTSDGVFNFFSALGDVAFAYAGHNVVLEIQATMPSTAEKPSKIPMWRGCVLAYIGVALCYFPVAFIGYYMFGNSVDDNILITLQRPAWLIGIANLFVVIHVVGGYQVFAMPVFDMIETFLVTRLNFSPSTTLRFTTRFLYVAITMFIGICVPFFGSLLGFLGGFAFAPTSYYLPCIIWLKLKKPKKYGLSWTINWICIIIGILIMTLSPIGALRNIIMSAKDYKFFS; from the exons aTGGGTTCTGAGAAGGAAATAAGTGGTGGCGGTTTGGCATCTGCAgctataacaacaacaacaacaacaggttCAAAgcaaaagaaccttgatgattgGCTTCCCATAACTGCTTCAAGAAATGCGAAATGGTGGTATTCTGCTTTTCACAACCTCACGGCCATGGTTGGTGCTGGAATTCTCAGCCTTCCTTATGCCATGTCACATATGGGATG ggGTGCTGGTGTTACAGTGATGATCCTGTCATGGATAATCACACTATACACGCTATGGCAAATGGTTGAGATGCACGAAATGGTACCTGGGGGAAAGAGAAACGACAGGTATCATCAGTTGGGACAAGAAGCTTTCGGAGAAAAGCTTGGTCTGTGGATTGTGGTTCCTCAACAACTGCTTGTTGAAGTTGGTACATGCATTGTATACATGGTCACTGGAGGCAAATCTTTGAAAAAAGTTCATGAAACCTTTTGTCCTGATTGTAAACAAATCAGAACCACTTATTGGATCATGGTGTTTGCTTCTGTAAACTTTGTGCTTGCACAAATTCCTAACTTTAACTCTATTTCCGCTATCTCTGCTGGTGCAGCCGTCATGTCTCTCAG TTACTCAACAATCGCTTGGGCTGCGTCTATCAAGAAAGGGATTTCAAAGGACATAGACTATACTGTAAAAATGAATAGCACGAGCGATGGTGTGTTCAATTTCTTCTCTGCATTGGGAGATGTGGCATTTGCATACGCAGGCCACAATGTGGTTCTTGAAATCCAAGCTACAATGCCTTCAACTGCGGAGAAACCTTCTAAGATACCAATGTGGAGAGGGTGTGTTTTGGCATACATTGGAGTTGCATTATGCTACTTCCCTGTTGCCTTTATTGGGTACTACATGTTTGGAAATTCTGTGGATGATAACATCCTCATCACACTCCAACGCCCTGCTTGGCTTATTGGCATTGCTAACTTGTTTGTTGTCATCCATGTTGTTGGAGGCTACCAG GTATTTGCAATGCCAGTGTTTGATATGATTGAAACCTTCTTGGTTACACGCTTGAATTTCTCACCTTCTACTACCCTGCGATTCACAACTCGCTTTCTATATGTTG CAATTACAATGTTCATAGGAATTTGTGTCCCATTTTTTGGGTCTCTTCTTGGATTTCTTGGTGGATTCGCATTTGCTCCCACCTCTTATTAT CTACCATGCATCATATGGCTTAAGCTCAAGAAACCTAAAAAATATGGCTTGTCTTGGACGATTAATTGG ATATGTATTATTATTGGAATATTGATAATGACACTATCTCCTATTGGTGCATTGAGGAATATCATTATGTCAGCCAAGGATTACAAATTTTTCTCATGA